The proteins below come from a single Dinghuibacter silviterrae genomic window:
- a CDS encoding T9SS type B sorting domain-containing protein: MRRVRYYLLLLVLLPALHASAQENYDSLFYSSACVNTLSTFGSTLFDSLPFPKYIQWDFGDPAAGIYDHAGVQNPTFTYTVPGTYPISLTVVNVPGADTVRLYDTITVSTPLAYSFGPNIYLCGKQDTLLKAPVIPGAKYAWNNPPPVDTLDTLRVTVSGVYTVSINGCGVTDSIGVFISDSPQINLGGNHMMCDSDNLVLNASTMNGIYTWAVNGTVLPNTTGQLETFYPGGQYTVSVNVPGCGIYKDTVSITYSQPIQPPHTLGPDTLLCPKQVLPLNAAIKGATAYIWNTGSTDSMISVTQAGDYWVFVTYNGQCQVADSVNVTYRDDQQLHFHDTAICQGSFLVLTADFGQGTYTWTANPPQRNDQNTTGQATYFVYDPGTFTVMAQVGQCVYRDSIKVTFDDSLHAYLPKDTSACNGSDFALQVKSNADTVTWQDGTQSFSIPVPQPGGTYTAIAKNGCGADTLSCVVTFGECACNLIMPNAFTPNADGFNDILLPLNYCKMSSYRLDIYDRFGVLVFHSENPQTGWDGTFHRQPAYPGNYVWMVRYTNTGTSKVVVKKGNVVLAR, encoded by the coding sequence ATGAGACGCGTACGCTACTATCTTTTGCTCCTGGTCCTGTTACCGGCGCTGCACGCGTCGGCGCAGGAGAACTATGACAGTCTCTTTTACAGTTCCGCCTGCGTCAACACGCTCAGTACGTTTGGCAGCACCCTTTTCGACAGCCTCCCTTTTCCCAAATATATCCAATGGGACTTTGGCGATCCGGCTGCCGGGATCTACGACCATGCCGGTGTACAAAACCCTACTTTTACCTACACCGTTCCGGGGACCTATCCTATTTCCCTGACCGTCGTCAACGTACCGGGCGCGGATACCGTCCGTTTGTACGACACGATCACCGTCTCCACGCCGCTGGCGTATAGCTTTGGTCCCAATATCTATCTCTGCGGGAAACAGGATACACTTCTGAAAGCGCCCGTCATCCCGGGTGCTAAGTATGCGTGGAACAACCCGCCACCCGTCGATACCCTGGATACCTTACGCGTCACCGTGTCGGGCGTCTATACGGTCAGCATCAACGGCTGCGGCGTCACCGACTCGATCGGTGTCTTTATCAGCGACAGCCCCCAGATCAACCTGGGCGGCAACCACATGATGTGCGACAGCGACAACCTTGTCCTCAACGCGAGCACGATGAACGGCATCTATACCTGGGCGGTCAACGGGACCGTGCTCCCCAATACCACGGGTCAGCTCGAAACGTTTTACCCGGGCGGCCAGTATACGGTGTCCGTGAACGTGCCGGGGTGCGGCATATACAAAGACACCGTTAGCATTACGTACAGTCAACCCATACAACCGCCCCATACGCTCGGGCCGGATACCTTGCTTTGCCCAAAACAGGTACTCCCCCTGAACGCCGCCATCAAAGGCGCCACGGCCTATATCTGGAATACGGGGTCGACCGACTCCATGATCAGCGTGACCCAGGCCGGGGACTATTGGGTTTTTGTCACCTACAACGGACAGTGCCAGGTGGCCGACTCCGTAAACGTCACGTACCGGGACGACCAGCAACTGCACTTTCACGACACGGCCATCTGCCAGGGCAGCTTTTTGGTGCTGACGGCCGACTTCGGACAAGGGACGTATACCTGGACCGCCAACCCGCCCCAACGCAACGACCAGAACACGACCGGGCAGGCCACTTACTTTGTGTACGACCCGGGCACCTTTACCGTCATGGCCCAGGTCGGGCAATGCGTCTACCGGGATTCGATCAAGGTCACCTTTGACGACAGCCTCCACGCCTACTTACCAAAGGACACCTCGGCTTGTAACGGCAGCGACTTTGCGCTCCAGGTCAAAAGCAACGCCGACACCGTCACCTGGCAGGACGGTACCCAGTCATTCTCCATCCCGGTTCCACAACCCGGGGGTACCTATACCGCCATCGCCAAAAACGGTTGCGGCGCCGACACCCTGTCCTGCGTCGTGACCTTTGGGGAGTGCGCGTGCAACCTCATCATGCCCAACGCCTTTACCCCCAACGCCGACGGGTTTAACGACATCCTCCTGCCGTTGAACTATTGTAAGATGAGCAGCTACCGGTTAGACATATACGACCGGTTTGGCGTGCTGGTCTTCCATTCCGAGAACCCGCAGACCGGCTGGGACGGTACCTTTCACCGTCAGCCGGCCTATCCCGGCAACTATGTGTGGATGGTCCGGTACACCAACACCGGGACCAGCAAGGTCGTAGTGAAAAAAGGGAATGTTGTACTTGCCCGGTAA
- a CDS encoding T9SS type A sorting domain-containing protein produces MRRKLPLVLVALSAFLLFSFSAYSQSCSLVTHNPFTNFNGTPSPPSPASLWLNIHTKLDNTDLVNNGDYLQFTGGAISLTGVVSTPTVSGVSIPTGTIVADNTVAKPVTSYDMTTNSWTTRVPPGYSTSDIFISGAIINSATGFSVSAGKSSEVTGFFISNRPSFKQSWFYGLATYRPAFGYVDIGNPGQVASVGGGVQAGTPIPEKPDLVAGGSGGGGSNFTGSNSSTDNFMTCQKAGCQLRGTVQGTEVTCNGGTNGTITVTLTGGTPSYTFTTNTGSVFFSTANPDNTFSNFAAGVYPFTVTDGAGCKVSLSVTITQPPALSVLATVVNGDFNNTCDGQVTVTVSGGTPPYIYSWSDGVTTSSGSRNNLCGPPLGSGTPVKYTVVVTDANGCPASASFVIDVSSVQPSAVSTLSYMSKTSSLEGTFFAKVYPNPASGYVNVQLNATESADARINLIDMNGRIVQSFIWSLDRGMNSKMLPLSKLPHGVYRLQINTGKDVKNLSILLN; encoded by the coding sequence ATGCGCAGAAAGTTACCCCTTGTCCTGGTGGCTTTGTCGGCATTCCTGCTTTTTTCATTCTCGGCTTACAGCCAGTCTTGCTCGCTAGTCACCCACAACCCCTTTACGAATTTCAACGGCACCCCCAGCCCTCCTTCTCCCGCCAGCTTATGGTTGAATATCCATACAAAGCTGGACAACACGGACCTGGTGAATAACGGGGATTATCTTCAATTTACCGGGGGGGCCATTTCATTGACCGGTGTGGTTTCCACGCCGACGGTCTCCGGTGTGTCCATCCCCACCGGCACGATCGTGGCCGACAATACGGTCGCCAAACCGGTCACCAGCTACGACATGACCACCAATAGCTGGACGACACGGGTGCCGCCGGGATACAGCACCAGCGACATTTTTATTTCCGGAGCGATCATCAATTCGGCTACGGGCTTTTCGGTGTCCGCGGGTAAATCATCGGAAGTGACAGGATTCTTTATCAGTAACAGGCCTTCTTTCAAACAATCCTGGTTTTATGGACTGGCCACGTATCGGCCCGCATTTGGTTACGTCGATATAGGCAATCCGGGTCAGGTCGCCTCTGTCGGCGGCGGCGTGCAGGCGGGTACGCCCATACCGGAAAAGCCGGATTTGGTCGCCGGCGGCTCGGGCGGCGGCGGGAGCAATTTTACAGGGTCCAATAGTTCCACGGATAATTTTATGACCTGTCAGAAAGCCGGCTGCCAACTCAGAGGAACCGTCCAGGGGACTGAGGTAACCTGTAACGGTGGGACCAACGGGACGATTACCGTAACGCTGACCGGTGGGACGCCTTCCTATACTTTTACAACCAATACCGGGAGCGTCTTCTTTTCCACGGCCAACCCGGACAATACCTTCTCCAATTTCGCAGCCGGGGTGTATCCCTTCACGGTGACCGACGGGGCGGGTTGCAAGGTCAGCCTGAGCGTGACGATTACGCAACCACCTGCGCTGTCCGTGTTGGCCACCGTTGTCAACGGAGATTTTAACAATACATGCGACGGACAGGTGACCGTAACCGTTAGTGGGGGCACCCCTCCTTACATATACTCCTGGAGCGACGGGGTAACCACGTCCTCCGGTTCCAGGAATAACCTTTGCGGACCCCCGCTCGGTTCGGGAACGCCTGTTAAGTATACCGTCGTGGTGACGGACGCCAACGGTTGTCCCGCGAGCGCTTCCTTCGTCATCGATGTCAGTTCCGTGCAGCCTTCAGCGGTGTCTACACTATCCTATATGTCCAAAACGAGCTCGCTGGAGGGTACGTTTTTTGCAAAGGTGTATCCCAACCCCGCCAGCGGTTATGTAAACGTTCAACTGAACGCCACCGAAAGTGCTGATGCCCGGATCAATCTCATAGACATGAACGGAAGAATCGTACAGTCGTTTATATGGAGTCTCGATAGGGGGATGAATAGTAAAATGTTGCCTTTGTCCAAATTGCCCCATGGCGTATACCGGCTTCAGATCAATACG